One window from the genome of Salmo salar chromosome ssa25, Ssal_v3.1, whole genome shotgun sequence encodes:
- the LOC106586361 gene encoding gamma-crystallin M3, whose translation MSNTSMNMSRATFYEDRNFQGRSYECSSDCPDMSSYMSRCQSCRVQSGCFMVYERPNYMGNQFFMRRGEYSDYQSMMGMSDGIRSCRMIPMHRGNFRMRIYERENFGGQMMELMDDCDSIQERYRMSDCQSCNVMDGHWLMYEQPHFRGRQMYMRPGEYRNFREMSMGMGGMSGGMRFMSMRRIMDNMTM comes from the exons ATGTCCAACACCAGCATGAACATGAGCAGG GCCACCTTCTACGAGGACAGGAACTTCCAGGGCCGTTCTTATGAGTGCAGCTCCGACTGCCCTGACATGTCCTCCTACATGAGCAGGTGCCAATCCTGCAGGGTTCAGAGCGGCTGCTTCATGGTGTACGAGCGCCCCAACTACATGGGAAACCAGTTCTTCATGAGGAGGGGAGAGTACTCAGACTACCAGAGTATGATGGGAATGAGCGATGGTATCAGGTCCTGCCGCATGATCCCCATG CACCGTGGAAACTTCAGGATGAGGATCTATGAGAGGGAGAACTTCGGAGGTCAGATGATGGAGCTGATGGACGACTGTGACTCCATCCAGGAACGTTACCGCATGTCTGACTGCCAGTCCTGCAACGTGATGGACGGCCACTGGCTGATGTATGAGCAGCCCCACTTCAGAGGCAGGCAGATGTACATGAGGCCTGGAGAGTACAGGAACTTCAGGGAGATGAGCATGGGAATGGGAGGCATGAGCGGTGGCATGAGGTTCATGAGCATGAGGCGTATCATGGATAACATGACTATGTAA